One genomic region from Anolis sagrei isolate rAnoSag1 chromosome 7, rAnoSag1.mat, whole genome shotgun sequence encodes:
- the BMP10 gene encoding bone morphogenetic protein 10, translating to MRKATMRLVALQMWAVMLLRIGDGGPIRDLDAPEDVAFFDEQDPILQNLLKALNISEVPVQEPAKVEPPEYMLELFHRFTLDKSSMPSANIVRSFKNEEHLWRPVSSPGTRRYPLLFNVSIPDFEKITLAELRLFTLVEQDWALYDSLGGKVTILEVLDPFHQGGGVEGGDDRKRRVLASRHTFGTDNEWKTFEVTEAVRKAHRLHASLLRLEVQIENRGRGGGEPDKRAEINLDLEAKHEPLLIVFSDDRSQATKEAQHQLNEMMDHERMQELTMTEEEDLLQVRSNLIYDSTSRRRRNAKGGGGCKKVSLHVDFKEIGWDSWIIAPLHYDAFQCRGACAFPLDGPPSTTHAMARALLRLGDPDRAAPVCCVPTRLAPISLLYLEKGVVTFKTKYEDMVVAECGCR from the exons ATGAGAAAGGCAACTATGAGGCTGGTGGCCTTGCAAATGTGGGCCGTCATGCTGCTCCGCATTGGAGACGGAGGTCCCATCCGAGACCTGGATGCGCCGGAGGATGTGGCCTTCTTTGACGAGCAGGACCCCATTCTGCAGAACCTATTGAAGGCCCTCAACATCTCTGAGGTCCCTGTCCAAGAACCGGCCAAAGTGGAGCCTCCCGAATACATGCTGGAGCTCTTCCACCGCTTCACCCTTGACAAGAGTTCTATGCCCTCCGCCAACATTGTCCGCAGCTTCAAGAACGAAG AGCACCTCTGGCGACCTGTTTCCTCGCCCGGCACCCGGCGGTACCCGCTGCTCTTCAACGTCTCCATCCCTGACTTTGAGAAGATCACTCTGGCCGAGCTACGCCTCTTCACGCTGGTGGAGCAGGACTGGGCGCTGTACGACAGCCTGGGTGGGAAGGTCACCATCTTGGAAGTCTTGGATCCTTTCCATCAAGGCGGAGGCGTAGAAGGTGGAGATGATCGTAAGAGGAGAGTCCTGGCTTCCAGGCACACCTTTGGCACCGACAACGAGTGGAAGACCTTTGAGGTGACAGAGGCCGTCCGCAAGGCCCATCGCCTCCATGCCAGCCTTTTACGCTTGGAGGTTCAGATCGAGaaccgaggaagaggaggaggagaacccgACAAGAGAGCGGAAATCAATCTCGATTTGGAGGCCAAGCATGAGCCATTGCTGATCGTCTTCTCTGATGACCGAAGCCAGGCCACGAAGGAGGCCCAGCACCAACTCAACGAGATGATGGACCATGAAAGGATGCAGGAGCTGACGATGACAGAGGAGGAGGACCTGCTCCAGGTGCGTTCCAACCTGATCTACGACTCAACGTCTCGCAGGCGGAGGAACGCCAAGGGTGGTGGTGGCTGCAAGAAGGTCTCCCTCCATGTGGACTTCAAGGAGATCGGTTGGGACTCCTGGATCATCGCCCCGCTACACTACGACGCCTTCCAGTGCCGCGGGGCCTGTGCCTTCCCACTGGATGGACCACCCTCCACCACGCATGCCATGGCCCGGGCCCTCCTCCGCCTCGGGGACCCTGACCGGGCCGCACCCGTCTGCTGCGTGCCCACCCGCCTGGCCCCCATCTCTCTTCTCTACCTGGAGAAAGGGGTGGTCACCTTCAAGACCAAGTACGAGGACATGGTGGTGGCCGAGTGCGGCTGCAGATAG